In Dyadobacter sp. NIV53, a single window of DNA contains:
- the lspA gene encoding signal peptidase II, which translates to MKSQTIIKNIAFFVILLANIGCDQISKNIARQELSDYERISYIKNHFTFTKVENTGAFLSLGSALPDFIKFFLLSIVPLLALSYGIVFLFRKQNLSKVSAVALCFAIGGGIGNIYDRIIHGSVTDFMHIDFGFFETGIFNMADVSIMVGMVLFFGQSYFKNSNNAVKN; encoded by the coding sequence ATGAAATCTCAAACTATAATAAAAAATATCGCTTTTTTCGTAATACTTCTGGCTAACATAGGTTGTGACCAGATTTCCAAAAACATTGCACGCCAGGAATTAAGCGATTACGAGAGGATCAGTTACATAAAGAATCACTTTACCTTTACCAAAGTTGAAAATACCGGAGCTTTTCTGAGTCTCGGAAGTGCCCTACCCGATTTTATAAAATTCTTCCTGTTGTCGATTGTACCATTGCTTGCACTGAGTTATGGAATTGTATTTTTATTCCGGAAGCAAAATCTATCTAAAGTAAGTGCTGTGGCACTGTGCTTCGCCATTGGTGGTGGAATTGGAAATATTTACGACAGGATCATTCACGGTTCAGTTACAGATTTTATGCATATTGATTTCGGCTTCTTCGAAACAGGAATCTTCAATATGGCTGACGTTTCTATAATGGTCGGTATGGTTTTATTCTTTGGCCAGTCTTATTTTAAGAATAGTAATAATGCTGTTAAAAATTGA
- a CDS encoding putative DNA modification/repair radical SAM protein has protein sequence MFDRIREKLEILADAAKYDVSCSSSGSNRKNLNKGLGDAEGMGICHTYTEDGRCVSLLKILLTNHCIYDCAFCVSRRSNDIKRAAFTVDEVVELTMNFYRRNYIEGLFLSSGIFKDGDYTMERLLRIVKKLRVEEKFNGYIHLKTIPGASPELLKEAGLYADRMSINLEMPTELGLKLLAPEKSHEDVKRPLDLIHKSIIQLKDEKALIKSTPKFVPAGQSTQMVIGATPESDKEIMHTADKFYKDYSLKRVYYSGYIPISHDNRLPVIGSQPPLIRENRLYQTDWLMRFYGFDVKEILNDANPNLDVDIDPKLSWALRNLDQFPVDINTAEYQMILRVPGIGVGSAKKIVQARQFGNLRMDQLKKIGISFNRAKHFIRYADSPIKLNDFEAGHIKGIILSESKSKYLKTPVNQLSLF, from the coding sequence ATGTTCGATCGGATTCGTGAGAAACTGGAAATTTTGGCCGACGCCGCCAAATATGATGTATCGTGTTCATCCAGTGGAAGTAATAGAAAAAATCTTAACAAAGGATTGGGTGATGCCGAAGGAATGGGCATTTGTCACACCTATACAGAAGATGGCAGGTGCGTTTCGTTGTTGAAAATTTTGCTCACCAACCATTGTATCTACGATTGTGCATTTTGTGTTTCACGCCGAAGTAATGATATTAAACGGGCTGCATTTACAGTTGATGAAGTGGTAGAGCTCACTATGAATTTCTACCGCAGAAATTACATTGAAGGTTTGTTTCTTAGTTCAGGCATTTTCAAAGATGGTGATTATACCATGGAACGCCTGCTTCGGATTGTCAAAAAATTAAGAGTAGAGGAAAAATTTAATGGCTACATCCATCTAAAAACAATTCCCGGAGCAAGTCCTGAATTACTGAAAGAAGCAGGTTTGTATGCAGACCGTATGAGTATTAATCTGGAAATGCCTACTGAACTAGGATTGAAATTACTTGCTCCCGAAAAATCCCATGAAGATGTTAAAAGGCCCCTTGATCTGATACATAAGAGTATTATCCAACTTAAAGATGAAAAGGCGCTGATTAAAAGTACACCAAAATTTGTTCCTGCCGGGCAAAGTACACAAATGGTAATTGGTGCTACACCGGAATCTGACAAAGAGATTATGCATACGGCTGATAAATTTTATAAAGATTATTCCTTGAAAAGGGTTTATTATTCGGGCTATATTCCGATCAGCCACGATAATCGTTTGCCGGTTATCGGAAGCCAGCCGCCATTGATACGAGAAAACAGATTGTACCAAACCGACTGGTTAATGCGGTTTTACGGTTTTGATGTAAAGGAAATATTGAACGATGCAAACCCAAACCTGGATGTAGATATTGACCCGAAATTAAGCTGGGCCTTGCGAAATCTGGATCAGTTTCCAGTGGATATTAATACTGCAGAGTATCAGATGATTTTGCGTGTACCTGGGATTGGTGTGGGATCGGCAAAGAAAATTGTTCAGGCAAGGCAATTTGGAAATTTACGTATGGATCAGTTGAAGAAAATAGGAATTTCTTTTAATCGTGCCAAACATTTTATTCGATACGCTGACAGCCCAATAAAGTTGAATGATTTTGAAGCCGGGCATATTAAAGGTATAATCTTATCAGAAAGTAAAAGCAAATATCTAAAAACGCCCGTCAATCAATTATCACTTTTTTGA
- a CDS encoding aconitate hydratase, with product MAFDLDMIKGVYTRMKERVEAARQIEGRPLTLAEKILYSHLWEGMPTQVYERGKAYVDFAPDRVAMQDATAQMALLQFMQAGRPQVAVPSTVHCDHLIQAEVGAVQDLKNAEDKNKEVYDFLSSVSDKYGLGFWKAGAGIIHQVVLENYAFPGGMMIGTDSHTPNAGGLGMIAIGVGGADASDVMSGLAWELKMPRLIGVKLTGKLSGWTAAKDVILWVAGQLTVKGGTGYIVEYFGEGAESLSATGKGTICNMGAEIGATTSIFTYDKKISDYLRATDRADVADAADAVSSYLRADDEVYADPATYYDQLIELDLSTLEPHVNGPFTPDLAWPLSKFATAVRENGWPEVLSVGLIGSCTNSSYEDMSRAASLAQQAVDKKLVVTSEYTITPGSEQVRFTVARDGFLDTFAKIGGVVLANACGPCIGQWARHGAEKGEKNSIITSFNRNFSKRADGNPNTHSFVASPEIVTALAIAGRLTFDPRFDKLTNTDGVEVMLDEPSGLELPTRGFDVEDAGYQAPAEDGSTVQVLVSPTSDRLQLLEPFKEWEGTDLKGLKLLIKAKGKCTTDHISMAGPWLKYRGHLDNISNNMLIGAVNFYNEKTNTVKNQLSNQYAEVPAVQRDYKAHGIGTIVVGDENYGEGSSREHAAMEPRFLGVRAILVKSFARIHETNLKKQGMLALTFANNADYEKIQEDDSIDIIGLDTFTEGVPLTIVLHHIDGTSEEFAVNHTYNAQQIEWFKAGSALNIIRRSVVGA from the coding sequence ATGGCGTTTGACTTAGATATGATTAAGGGTGTATACACCCGAATGAAAGAAAGGGTGGAAGCTGCGCGTCAAATAGAAGGGCGGCCTTTAACATTGGCAGAAAAAATCTTGTATTCTCATTTGTGGGAAGGTATGCCTACACAGGTTTATGAGCGCGGAAAGGCTTATGTAGACTTTGCGCCAGACCGTGTTGCGATGCAGGATGCGACTGCTCAAATGGCTCTTTTACAATTCATGCAGGCAGGAAGGCCTCAGGTTGCTGTTCCGTCAACTGTACATTGCGATCACCTTATTCAGGCGGAGGTTGGAGCAGTACAGGATTTGAAAAATGCTGAAGACAAAAATAAAGAGGTTTATGATTTTCTTTCGTCCGTTTCAGACAAATATGGTTTAGGTTTCTGGAAAGCAGGAGCCGGAATTATTCACCAGGTTGTTTTAGAAAATTATGCATTTCCGGGTGGTATGATGATCGGAACGGATTCACATACACCTAACGCTGGTGGTTTAGGTATGATCGCGATTGGCGTGGGCGGTGCCGATGCCAGTGATGTAATGTCAGGCTTAGCATGGGAATTGAAAATGCCCCGCCTGATTGGTGTGAAACTAACAGGGAAACTCAGTGGATGGACAGCAGCAAAAGATGTAATACTTTGGGTTGCCGGCCAGTTAACTGTTAAAGGTGGTACAGGTTATATTGTTGAATACTTCGGCGAAGGAGCTGAAAGCCTTTCTGCAACCGGTAAAGGTACAATCTGTAATATGGGAGCCGAGATTGGAGCGACTACTTCTATCTTTACTTACGACAAAAAAATATCGGATTATCTTCGTGCAACAGACCGCGCTGATGTGGCTGACGCTGCGGATGCTGTAAGTTCATATCTCAGAGCTGATGACGAAGTTTATGCAGATCCTGCGACATATTATGACCAATTAATTGAACTTGATCTTTCTACACTTGAACCTCATGTAAACGGACCATTTACTCCGGATCTTGCATGGCCGCTTTCTAAATTTGCTACCGCAGTTAGAGAAAACGGATGGCCGGAAGTACTTTCGGTAGGTTTGATCGGATCTTGTACCAACTCTTCTTATGAGGATATGAGCCGTGCGGCCTCTCTTGCACAGCAGGCTGTTGATAAAAAACTGGTTGTCACTTCTGAATATACCATTACACCGGGATCCGAACAGGTACGTTTTACTGTTGCCCGTGATGGTTTCCTTGATACTTTTGCTAAAATTGGCGGTGTGGTTTTGGCGAACGCTTGTGGGCCCTGTATTGGCCAATGGGCAAGACATGGTGCTGAGAAAGGCGAGAAAAACTCCATTATTACTTCTTTCAATCGTAACTTCTCGAAACGTGCTGATGGTAACCCAAATACGCACTCGTTTGTTGCCTCTCCTGAAATAGTTACAGCTTTAGCAATCGCCGGTCGTCTTACTTTTGACCCCCGATTTGATAAGTTGACAAATACGGATGGGGTTGAAGTGATGCTTGATGAACCAAGTGGCCTGGAACTTCCAACGAGAGGATTTGATGTTGAAGATGCAGGATATCAGGCTCCTGCTGAGGATGGTAGTACGGTACAGGTTTTAGTTAGCCCTACTTCTGATCGTCTTCAGCTTCTGGAACCTTTCAAGGAATGGGAAGGCACTGACCTGAAAGGCTTGAAACTGCTTATCAAAGCAAAAGGAAAATGTACAACTGACCACATTTCAATGGCTGGCCCTTGGTTGAAATACCGCGGCCATTTGGATAATATTTCTAATAACATGCTCATTGGTGCGGTCAATTTCTACAACGAAAAAACCAACACTGTTAAAAACCAGCTGAGTAACCAATATGCAGAAGTTCCTGCGGTTCAACGTGATTATAAAGCACATGGGATCGGAACAATAGTGGTTGGTGATGAAAACTATGGTGAAGGTTCATCCCGTGAACATGCCGCCATGGAACCTCGTTTTCTTGGTGTTCGTGCGATTCTGGTAAAATCATTTGCCCGGATTCATGAAACCAACCTTAAAAAACAAGGTATGCTGGCATTGACTTTTGCCAACAATGCCGATTATGAAAAAATCCAGGAAGACGATTCTATTGACATCATTGGACTGGATACTTTTACAGAAGGTGTTCCTCTAACAATTGTTTTGCATCATATTGATGGTACCAGCGAGGAATTTGCTGTTAACCATACTTATAATGCACAACAAATAGAATGGTTTAAAGCAGGTTCTGCTTTGAATATCATTCGCCGTTCGGTTGTAGGAGCATAA
- a CDS encoding low molecular weight protein tyrosine phosphatase family protein encodes MNLLFICSRNQWRSPTAERIFDCPDYPSKSAGISGVARIKLNEKLVIWADLIFVMEKRHRTVVQERFPYELAGKKIIVLDISDDYQFMDEELIEILKNGVEPYL; translated from the coding sequence TTGAATTTACTATTTATATGCAGCCGTAACCAATGGCGGAGCCCAACTGCAGAGAGAATTTTTGATTGTCCGGATTATCCCTCAAAGTCTGCCGGAATTTCAGGTGTTGCACGAATCAAACTAAATGAAAAATTAGTTATTTGGGCTGATTTAATTTTTGTTATGGAAAAACGACATCGTACCGTCGTTCAGGAAAGATTTCCTTATGAACTAGCCGGTAAAAAAATCATAGTTTTAGATATTTCTGATGACTACCAGTTTATGGATGAAGAATTAATAGAAATACTTAAAAATGGTGTAGAGCCCTATTTGTGA
- a CDS encoding thioredoxin-like domain-containing protein, which translates to MNFKKIGIFIVPFFALFVEINVAQVSNYKGKVSQQFVMNKESVIIDKSTGKHISYQAYDDILKKNPGKYRTEPVFDKFGQASSYALVRKKSQDIADDGSIIMNSDLMPEIGEPLQPFIMQGLDGKEYNSERLRGKYVLLGFWVKFEKPLYTFNSTKIISAFIEENKRKGIDIISLGTTLNTEEECREAIPKRNCGFVPVPESYGFNHRYKIGETPYFILLDKNGIVKAMAPHTEFVAKIGELVL; encoded by the coding sequence ATGAATTTTAAGAAAATCGGGATTTTTATTGTACCCTTTTTTGCTTTATTTGTTGAAATAAATGTTGCTCAGGTAAGCAATTACAAGGGTAAAGTGAGCCAGCAATTTGTGATGAATAAAGAATCTGTGATCATTGACAAGTCCACCGGGAAGCATATCAGTTATCAGGCCTATGACGATATTTTAAAGAAAAATCCTGGTAAGTATAGAACTGAACCGGTTTTTGACAAATTTGGACAAGCTTCATCTTATGCATTAGTGAGAAAAAAATCACAGGATATTGCGGACGATGGTTCAATTATTATGAATTCGGATCTGATGCCCGAAATTGGTGAGCCGTTGCAACCATTTATCATGCAGGGATTGGACGGTAAGGAGTACAATTCTGAGAGATTGAGAGGAAAATATGTCCTTTTGGGATTCTGGGTTAAGTTTGAAAAACCACTTTACACATTTAACAGTACCAAGATCATTTCGGCTTTTATTGAAGAAAACAAGCGAAAAGGAATTGATATTATTTCCCTGGGAACCACTTTGAATACGGAAGAAGAATGCCGTGAAGCCATACCGAAGCGAAACTGTGGTTTTGTACCTGTTCCTGAGTCTTATGGTTTTAACCATCGCTATAAAATTGGAGAAACACCTTATTTTATATTGCTTGATAAAAACGGGATAGTAAAAGCCATGGCACCTCATACTGAATTTGTTGCCAAAATAGGAGA
- a CDS encoding M61 family metallopeptidase, translated as MNKAFALIAALFLSGNVVSAQKVSYQVSFPNIIHHEAKIEVEAMDFTQKELVYRMSRSSPGRYATHEYGKNIYDVKATDKAGKPVTITRLDGDVYKVSNLNGYVKVVYTLYANYPDGTYAGVDQSSVQLNMPATFMWVKGLEKAPIEIGFKLPANKKWAIATQLKPTSNPNIFTAPDLQYFMDSPIKIGDLTIKEWKLTNPDNKVYNFRLALEAAGEDTLKNAFAEMVKRVTQEAQMVYGELPAFDYGQYTFLASINPYVKGDGMEHRNSTMIALPVKFNGTSNLLGVFSHEFFHSWNVERIRPKSLEPFNYEKSNMSFELWFAEGFTQYYGELLLKRANFDSLEEFCGTLSSLINTKENTAGAKRVSPVQASCQAVFVDAGVAVDKTNYPNTYTSYYPYGASIALALELELRSRNLTLDDFMKAVWQKHGKTEIPYFVSDLENVLASFTRNEAFAYSFFEKYVNGHQSFDYAPLLKKAGLTLKRQFEGQAWLGDNRYEDGSSLKLSSNTIVGTPLYDAGLDIDDQILKVDGKTISRKADLDGIIATYKPGDQLNIEYQHRDETKMGIIKLIENPKFIVQPFESSKLAVSEEIVKFRKGWLESKVVR; from the coding sequence ATGAATAAAGCTTTTGCCCTAATTGCCGCTCTGTTTCTTTCAGGAAATGTCGTTTCAGCCCAAAAAGTTTCTTATCAGGTTTCCTTTCCAAATATCATTCACCACGAAGCTAAAATAGAAGTGGAGGCAATGGATTTTACACAAAAGGAATTAGTTTACCGAATGAGCAGATCTTCACCTGGCAGATACGCAACGCATGAATACGGTAAAAATATTTATGATGTTAAAGCAACTGATAAGGCGGGGAAACCAGTTACAATTACACGTTTAGACGGTGACGTATATAAAGTATCGAATCTGAATGGGTATGTTAAGGTGGTATACACATTGTATGCCAACTATCCGGATGGCACTTATGCTGGTGTAGACCAATCAAGTGTACAATTGAACATGCCGGCTACATTTATGTGGGTGAAAGGTTTGGAGAAAGCACCTATAGAAATTGGGTTTAAACTACCGGCAAATAAAAAATGGGCCATTGCCACGCAATTAAAACCAACCAGTAACCCGAATATATTTACCGCGCCCGATTTACAGTATTTCATGGATTCACCGATAAAAATTGGTGACCTTACCATTAAAGAATGGAAACTGACTAATCCTGATAATAAGGTTTACAATTTTCGACTGGCACTGGAAGCTGCCGGTGAGGATACACTCAAAAATGCTTTTGCTGAAATGGTTAAGCGGGTTACCCAAGAAGCACAAATGGTGTATGGTGAGTTGCCGGCATTCGATTACGGACAATACACATTTCTGGCGAGTATAAATCCATATGTAAAAGGAGACGGAATGGAACACAGAAACAGTACTATGATTGCCCTACCGGTTAAATTTAATGGTACGAGCAATTTATTAGGCGTGTTTTCACATGAATTTTTTCATAGCTGGAATGTAGAAAGAATCCGTCCTAAAAGTCTGGAACCGTTTAATTATGAAAAAAGTAATATGAGTTTTGAACTGTGGTTTGCGGAAGGTTTTACGCAGTATTATGGTGAGTTACTACTGAAAAGAGCCAACTTTGATTCTCTTGAAGAATTTTGCGGAACGCTAAGTTCGCTCATTAATACAAAGGAAAATACCGCTGGTGCAAAGCGTGTGTCTCCAGTTCAGGCAAGTTGCCAGGCTGTGTTTGTGGATGCCGGTGTAGCAGTGGATAAAACAAATTACCCAAACACATATACTTCTTATTATCCATATGGAGCCTCTATTGCACTTGCTTTGGAATTAGAGCTTCGTTCAAGAAATCTTACATTAGATGATTTCATGAAAGCCGTTTGGCAGAAACATGGCAAAACGGAAATTCCATACTTTGTATCTGATCTGGAAAATGTCCTGGCAAGTTTTACCAGGAATGAAGCTTTTGCATACTCATTTTTTGAAAAATATGTAAACGGCCATCAATCATTTGATTATGCACCTTTATTGAAAAAAGCCGGATTAACTCTAAAAAGACAGTTTGAAGGACAAGCATGGCTTGGTGACAATAGGTATGAAGATGGCTCATCACTGAAACTTTCTTCCAACACGATTGTTGGAACCCCTCTGTATGATGCAGGATTGGATATTGATGATCAAATTTTGAAAGTAGATGGGAAAACAATCAGTAGAAAAGCGGATTTGGATGGAATTATTGCGACCTATAAGCCTGGTGATCAGCTAAATATTGAGTATCAGCATCGTGATGAAACGAAGATGGGTATTATCAAGCTGATTGAAAACCCAAAGTTCATTGTTCAGCCTTTTGAAAGTTCAAAGCTTGCAGTTTCGGAGGAGATTGTGAAGTTTAGAAAAGGTTGGCTGGAAAGTAAAGTTGTGAGGTAA
- a CDS encoding TIGR03915 family putative DNA repair protein, translating to MEIYVFDGALEGLLTAIFDSYERKAMQVNVVSSDRYLPDVFQESHLVISSDNKANRVWKGLRKKLDTDWMKKFYNSFLSEQPDLFQDLFDFARYIFDNPAGAETNFGNNCVLSVSQMERKVHREKHRMEAFIRFQQTADGIFYAHIEPDYNVLPLISDHFRKRYADQKWIIFDLKRKYGLFFDLEKVEEITFDFTAEMSSNLNTLPAQVLDPKEELYSLLWKDYFRSTNIPARKNMKLHIQHVPKRYWKYLSEKQM from the coding sequence ATGGAAATATATGTTTTTGATGGCGCGCTGGAAGGTTTGCTTACTGCCATTTTTGATAGTTATGAACGGAAAGCAATGCAGGTAAATGTCGTAAGTTCCGATCGTTACCTGCCAGACGTTTTTCAGGAATCTCACCTGGTAATTAGTAGTGACAATAAGGCTAATCGTGTGTGGAAAGGACTTCGTAAAAAACTGGATACGGACTGGATGAAAAAGTTTTATAATTCATTCCTGTCTGAGCAGCCTGATCTTTTCCAGGACCTGTTTGATTTTGCCCGTTACATTTTTGATAATCCTGCCGGAGCCGAAACGAATTTTGGTAATAATTGTGTATTATCCGTATCCCAAATGGAACGTAAAGTACATCGCGAAAAGCACAGAATGGAAGCATTTATACGCTTTCAGCAAACCGCCGATGGGATATTTTATGCTCATATTGAGCCGGATTACAATGTCCTTCCGCTCATTTCAGACCATTTCAGAAAACGTTATGCTGATCAGAAGTGGATTATTTTTGATTTAAAACGGAAATATGGATTGTTTTTTGACCTCGAAAAAGTTGAAGAAATTACCTTTGATTTTACTGCTGAAATGTCTTCTAACCTGAATACTTTGCCGGCACAGGTTCTCGATCCCAAAGAAGAACTTTATTCGTTGTTGTGGAAAGACTATTTCCGTAGTACTAACATCCCAGCACGAAAAAATATGAAACTGCATATTCAGCATGTTCCTAAACGGTATTGGAAATACCTTTCTGAGAAGCAGATGTGA